Proteins encoded by one window of Actinocorallia herbida:
- a CDS encoding serine hydrolase domain-containing protein codes for MAVVLAAVTIPLGSPPASAEGNATDIATAMQQWQASNPETAGNRGKTPGLIARWDAGGTQVTVDVGVKKPNGNPVTEKRDVNDRFRAGSNTKMLMSVVMLQLIDAGTYTIDGGPLTLDSPIPLSIQSQITGCNVMYQAWYGGNTSQLCFDASKITIRSLLQHTSGLESYDKIYDWQASVGADFLLGPNGPLRDGQYYLAQLLADGVSQGPLFPADCGRSATDTILCPSKIDKGFYYSNTNYVVLAMIMRQLTNKSYGQLITEKILQPVGMTQSKMPASWNADEKTGVVRDLDTPHSDHWTGLRLVGTDPKDPTPLGPYDATRFNPTLTAGAGDLMSTTADLIKFDKALLGGQLLSTTRLAEMMDWYTQFDESDESLAYNEAGDGVDNDLDGLVDETAAGTAPGDLAETNHPSVAGDAHMTYGLGLAKRTFDCPSVPGKTVTVYGHNGFVPGSLTYNYITADGTKAMAFNLNADWPAKLRPYKGKNSSTGAFDVDLYWNYELVMMYDILRAGFC; via the coding sequence ATGGCGGTCGTTCTCGCGGCCGTCACCATTCCGCTGGGCAGTCCCCCCGCGTCGGCGGAAGGGAATGCGACGGATATCGCGACCGCGATGCAGCAATGGCAGGCGAGCAACCCGGAGACGGCCGGGAATCGCGGCAAGACGCCGGGCCTGATCGCGCGCTGGGACGCAGGCGGAACGCAGGTGACGGTCGACGTCGGCGTGAAGAAGCCGAACGGCAACCCCGTCACCGAGAAGCGCGACGTCAACGACCGCTTCCGCGCCGGCAGCAACACGAAGATGCTGATGAGCGTCGTCATGCTGCAGCTCATCGACGCGGGCACGTACACGATCGACGGCGGGCCGCTGACGCTCGACTCGCCGATCCCGCTCTCCATCCAGAGCCAGATCACGGGCTGCAATGTCATGTACCAGGCGTGGTACGGCGGGAACACCTCGCAGCTGTGCTTCGACGCCTCGAAGATCACGATCCGGAGCCTGCTCCAGCACACCAGCGGGCTGGAGTCCTACGACAAGATCTACGACTGGCAGGCCAGCGTCGGCGCCGACTTCCTGCTCGGCCCGAACGGCCCGCTGCGCGACGGGCAGTACTACCTGGCGCAGCTCCTGGCCGACGGCGTGAGCCAGGGCCCGCTGTTCCCCGCCGACTGCGGCCGGAGCGCCACGGACACGATCCTGTGCCCGAGCAAGATCGACAAGGGCTTCTACTACTCCAACACCAACTACGTCGTGCTGGCCATGATCATGCGCCAGCTGACGAACAAGAGCTACGGCCAGCTCATCACCGAGAAGATCCTCCAGCCCGTCGGCATGACGCAGAGCAAGATGCCCGCGAGCTGGAACGCCGACGAGAAGACGGGCGTCGTCCGCGACCTGGACACTCCGCACTCCGACCACTGGACGGGCCTGCGCCTGGTCGGCACCGACCCGAAGGACCCGACCCCGCTCGGCCCGTACGACGCCACTCGCTTCAACCCCACCCTGACCGCGGGCGCCGGCGACCTCATGTCCACCACCGCGGACCTGATCAAATTCGACAAGGCGCTGCTGGGCGGCCAGCTCCTGTCCACGACCCGTCTCGCCGAGATGATGGACTGGTACACGCAGTTCGACGAGTCCGACGAGTCCCTCGCCTACAACGAGGCGGGCGATGGCGTCGACAACGACCTCGACGGGCTGGTCGACGAGACCGCGGCCGGCACCGCCCCCGGTGACCTCGCCGAGACGAACCACCCGTCGGTCGCCGGCGACGCCCACATGACCTACGGCCTCGGCCTGGCCAAGCGCACCTTCGACTGCCCGTCGGTGCCCGGCAAGACGGTGACGGTCTACGGCCACAACGGCTTCGTCCCCGGCTCGCTCACCTACAACTACATCACCGCGGACGGCACCAAGGCGATGGCGTTCAACCTCAACGCCGACTGGCCCGCCAAGCTCCGCCCCTACAAGGGCAAGAACTCCAGCACCGGTGCCTTCGACGTCGACCTCTACTGGAACTACGAACTCGTCATGATGTACGACATCCTGCGCGCCGGCTTCTGCTGA
- a CDS encoding nitroreductase/quinone reductase family protein yields MDPAVRRAVEFTPAATTRDRIIDITTTGRRTGRPRRIEIFFYRALGESYLCSGTQGRPTGWYANLLADPEFTFHLEHGVKADLRARAAPVTDPGERRRILTEIIADLNQPHNPGTIAQPTRLEDWLDSRLVRITFH; encoded by the coding sequence ATGGACCCCGCAGTCCGCCGGGCGGTCGAGTTCACCCCGGCCGCCACCACCCGCGACCGCATCATCGACATCACCACGACGGGCCGCCGCACAGGCCGCCCCCGCCGGATCGAGATCTTCTTCTACCGCGCTCTCGGCGAGAGCTACCTGTGCAGCGGCACGCAGGGACGCCCGACCGGCTGGTACGCCAACCTCCTGGCCGACCCCGAGTTCACCTTCCACCTCGAACACGGCGTGAAAGCCGACCTGCGGGCCCGCGCCGCACCGGTCACCGACCCGGGCGAACGCCGCAGGATCCTCACCGAGATCATCGCCGACCTCAACCAACCCCACAATCCGGGCACCATCGCCCAGCCCACCCGCTTGGAGGACTGGCTCGACAGCAGACTCGTGCGGATCACCTTCCACTGA
- a CDS encoding ABC transporter permease, which produces MKRKLPALEDVFIPLLLVVLVVVLSTSTGSFLSSGNLLNILSSMAILAIVAFGQTFVIAGGGFDLSVGAQVALHGAVGAIVMRDTGSILLGLAAGVLSGAVFGLVNGLLVIALKVHPFMITLGTSVIGVGTTLIITHAVSIGGLPAEIAGFGVGRPLGVPWIVWVMVVCFAVATFLLSVSPFGLRVLAAGGNREAARLSGLRTERTVVATFVLAGMFAAVAGLATTARLQSAQPTVGEGLELFSVAAAVLGGSALHGGRAAMWRTLLGVLVISVIQNGLNLNGVGDAWQEVTVGIVFILAMSAELLRRFSRLRAGRATPPRKTIADAPAPVPAS; this is translated from the coding sequence ATGAAAAGAAAACTGCCCGCCCTTGAGGACGTGTTCATCCCGCTTCTGCTGGTGGTGCTCGTCGTCGTCCTGAGCACGTCGACGGGCTCCTTCCTCAGCAGCGGCAACCTCCTCAACATCCTCAGCTCGATGGCGATCCTCGCGATCGTCGCGTTCGGGCAGACGTTCGTCATCGCCGGCGGCGGCTTCGACCTGTCGGTCGGCGCGCAGGTCGCGCTGCACGGCGCGGTCGGCGCGATCGTCATGCGCGACACCGGGAGCATCCTGCTCGGCCTCGCCGCGGGGGTGCTGTCCGGGGCGGTGTTCGGCCTGGTCAACGGGCTGCTCGTGATCGCGCTGAAAGTCCACCCGTTCATGATCACGCTGGGCACGTCGGTCATCGGCGTCGGCACCACACTGATCATCACGCACGCGGTGTCGATCGGCGGGCTGCCCGCGGAGATCGCCGGATTCGGCGTGGGCCGTCCGCTGGGCGTGCCGTGGATCGTCTGGGTGATGGTCGTCTGCTTCGCCGTCGCCACGTTCCTGCTGAGCGTGAGCCCGTTCGGCCTGCGCGTCCTGGCCGCCGGAGGCAACCGGGAGGCCGCGCGCCTGTCGGGCCTGCGCACCGAGCGCACGGTCGTCGCGACGTTCGTCCTGGCGGGGATGTTCGCCGCCGTCGCGGGCCTGGCGACGACCGCGCGCCTCCAGTCCGCGCAGCCGACCGTCGGCGAGGGCCTGGAGCTGTTCTCGGTCGCCGCGGCGGTCCTGGGCGGCAGCGCCCTGCACGGCGGCCGCGCCGCGATGTGGCGGACGCTGCTGGGCGTCCTGGTGATCTCGGTGATCCAGAACGGCCTGAACCTCAATGGCGTCGGCGACGCCTGGCAGGAGGTCACGGTCGGGATCGTCTTCATCCTCGCCATGTCCGCCGAGCTGCTGCGCCGCTTCTCCCGCCTGCGCGCGGGCCGCGCCACGCCGCCCCGCAAGACGATCGCCGACGCGCCCGCACCCGTGCCGGCCTCCTGA
- a CDS encoding SDR family NAD(P)-dependent oxidoreductase, giving the protein MRFHDRTVLVTGATGGQGVSHIRAYHAEGANVVIADIAEERGRALAAELGDRALSVRLDVTDEVSWAAAIKATEERFGPLSVLVNNAGVQNPAAPIEATDLRVWQRILDINLTGAFLGIKAAAPSLRRAGGGVIVNIASTSGIGGTAFYAPYVAGKWAIRGLTKTAALELGRDGIRVNAVHPGVIATPFITEPAAGSDAPISDFYSPEPFAIPRLGEPSDVTRLLLFLTSDEASFATGSEYVVDGGLLLGPALKHDAA; this is encoded by the coding sequence ATGCGTTTCCACGACCGCACCGTGCTGGTCACCGGAGCCACCGGCGGGCAGGGCGTCAGCCACATCCGCGCTTACCACGCCGAGGGCGCCAACGTCGTCATAGCCGACATCGCCGAAGAGCGCGGCCGCGCGCTCGCCGCCGAACTCGGAGACCGCGCCCTGTCCGTCCGGCTGGACGTCACCGACGAGGTGTCCTGGGCCGCGGCGATCAAGGCGACCGAGGAGCGCTTCGGCCCCCTATCCGTTCTGGTCAACAACGCGGGGGTGCAGAACCCCGCGGCCCCGATCGAGGCGACCGACCTGCGCGTCTGGCAGCGGATCCTCGACATCAACCTGACCGGCGCCTTCCTGGGCATCAAGGCGGCCGCCCCGTCGCTGCGCCGGGCCGGCGGAGGCGTGATCGTCAACATCGCCTCCACCTCCGGCATCGGCGGGACAGCCTTCTACGCCCCCTATGTGGCCGGCAAGTGGGCGATCCGCGGGCTGACCAAGACCGCGGCCCTGGAACTGGGCCGTGACGGCATCCGGGTCAACGCCGTTCACCCCGGCGTCATCGCCACCCCGTTCATCACCGAGCCCGCCGCGGGCAGCGACGCGCCCATCTCGGACTTCTACTCGCCCGAGCCCTTCGCGATCCCGCGACTCGGCGAGCCCTCCGACGTCACCCGCCTGCTGCTGTTCCTCACCTCCGACGAGGCGTCCTTCGCCACCGGCTCGGAGTACGTCGTCGACGGCGGGCTCCTGCTCGGCCCGGCGCTCAAGCACGACGCCGCCTGA
- a CDS encoding TetR/AcrR family transcriptional regulator, with protein MTTEPSAYHQRVARQKRKAILEAATRLFLDSGYARTSLAKVAEAAEVSKATLFKQFPTKAALFDAIVTASWRTGEEDVVRPSAGDPGTGLALIGRRYVALLTSPGMADLFRIVIAEMPRFPELAEAQFNQGKMPYFDSVRRYLEAECAAGTIAVDDLDLAATQFLGMISNYVFWPRMLLPHWAPDEASMERVVDEAVRMMRAGYGTG; from the coding sequence ATGACGACCGAACCCTCCGCGTACCACCAGCGCGTCGCGCGGCAGAAGAGGAAAGCGATCTTGGAAGCGGCGACCAGGCTGTTCCTCGACTCCGGGTACGCGCGGACCTCGCTGGCCAAGGTCGCGGAGGCGGCGGAGGTGTCGAAGGCGACGCTGTTCAAACAGTTCCCGACCAAGGCCGCGCTGTTCGACGCGATCGTCACGGCCTCGTGGCGCACCGGCGAGGAGGACGTCGTCCGGCCGTCCGCGGGGGATCCGGGCACGGGCCTCGCCCTGATCGGCCGCCGGTACGTCGCGCTGCTCACGAGCCCGGGAATGGCGGACCTGTTCCGCATCGTCATCGCCGAGATGCCGCGCTTCCCCGAACTCGCCGAGGCCCAGTTCAATCAGGGAAAGATGCCCTATTTCGACTCCGTTCGCCGCTATCTGGAGGCCGAGTGCGCGGCGGGCACGATCGCCGTGGACGATCTCGACCTCGCCGCCACCCAGTTCCTCGGCATGATCTCCAACTACGTGTTCTGGCCGCGCATGCTGCTCCCGCACTGGGCGCCCGACGAGGCGTCCATGGAGCGCGTGGTCGATGAGGCGGTCCGCATGATGCGGGCCGGCTACGGCACCGGCTAG
- a CDS encoding TetR/AcrR family transcriptional regulator, whose translation MTTAESAAKGRRSDKSLTAEDILAAAIEIGDRESLDALTMRRLAGELGFSTMALYRHFKNKEGILDGMADQVLGNLRLPEEVGPDPVSEARRVAVAMLDMMHEHPCVVRLLSTRTTTSHGSLRGSFEQILTRLRMTGLSPAEAVRVYGLLMTYTLGFSAYQMPRPWGGDDAAAHELRRQRKHFYSALPADEFPQMIELSPELSWLPTNRQFHEGLEILLKGLKADLA comes from the coding sequence GTGACGACGGCAGAGTCCGCGGCCAAGGGGCGCCGCTCGGACAAGAGCCTCACGGCCGAGGACATCCTCGCCGCCGCGATCGAGATCGGCGACCGGGAGAGCCTGGACGCGCTGACGATGCGGCGGCTCGCGGGTGAGCTGGGCTTCAGCACGATGGCCCTGTACCGGCACTTCAAGAACAAAGAGGGCATTCTCGACGGGATGGCCGACCAGGTGCTCGGCAACCTGCGCCTGCCCGAGGAGGTAGGGCCCGATCCCGTCAGCGAGGCCCGCCGGGTCGCGGTGGCCATGCTGGACATGATGCACGAGCACCCGTGCGTGGTCCGCCTGCTGTCGACCCGCACCACGACGAGCCACGGCTCGCTGCGCGGCTCCTTCGAGCAGATCCTCACCCGCCTGCGCATGACCGGCCTGTCCCCGGCCGAGGCCGTCCGCGTCTACGGCCTCCTCATGACCTACACGCTCGGCTTCTCCGCCTACCAGATGCCCCGCCCCTGGGGCGGCGACGACGCGGCCGCCCACGAGCTGCGCCGCCAGCGCAAGCACTTCTATTCGGCCCTGCCCGCCGACGAGTTCCCCCAGATGATCGAGCTCTCCCCGGAACTGTCCTGGCTCCCCACCAACCGCCAGTTCCACGAGGGCCTGGAGATCCTCCTCAAGGGCCTGAAGGCCGACCTGGCCTGA
- a CDS encoding (2Fe-2S)-binding protein, producing the protein MNITVNGQTRDLSPAPGTVLAAVLRERFGATSVKLACERGECGACTVLVAGRPRLACVTPVELVDGEVTTAEGLAEESADLRAAFADLGAFQCGFCTPGQVVNATALLRAGLPADAERARAKARAHMSGNICRCTGYAAIIEAVCATGRARAEAGEETR; encoded by the coding sequence ATGAACATCACCGTCAACGGGCAGACCCGCGACCTGTCGCCGGCGCCCGGCACCGTCCTGGCCGCGGTCCTGCGCGAACGCTTCGGCGCGACGTCCGTGAAGCTCGCCTGCGAGCGCGGCGAGTGCGGCGCCTGCACCGTGCTCGTCGCGGGCCGCCCGCGACTGGCCTGCGTGACGCCCGTCGAACTCGTCGACGGCGAGGTCACCACGGCCGAGGGACTCGCGGAGGAATCGGCGGACCTGCGAGCGGCCTTCGCCGACCTGGGGGCGTTCCAGTGCGGCTTCTGCACGCCCGGCCAGGTCGTCAACGCCACGGCCCTGCTCCGCGCCGGCCTCCCGGCCGACGCGGAGCGGGCGCGGGCGAAGGCGCGCGCCCACATGTCGGGCAACATCTGCCGCTGCACGGGCTACGCGGCGATCATCGAGGCCGTCTGCGCGACGGGGCGGGCCCGCGCCGAGGCGGGAGAGGAGACGCGGTGA
- a CDS encoding substrate-binding domain-containing protein — MRITGIRGVAATALIIGLAATGCGSDDSSGAAEGKPTIGVSFAAPRIALYAGMQKGIEAKAKELGVEVVFTDAGGDPLKQANDINDLIAKNVDGILVSAIDANAIVAPLSAAKAADIPVMTVARDVADKNSRASYIGNDWGKSGRQIAEWTCENVKSGKIIMVKGPSAAPYVQEMTAAYKEVVGSASCPDLSVAHEVNVTALTAEEGLKATKASLLAVPDAKVVYANLDDFLGGVVQAINEAGKTGDVTVTGFDGIPETLAMVKDGRVGFEIALQPKKWGGTALQTMLDKLAGKEVPAQVDIETRPFDKTNAGDLTEAELE, encoded by the coding sequence ATGCGCATCACCGGCATCCGCGGCGTCGCCGCCACCGCCCTGATCATCGGCCTCGCGGCCACCGGCTGCGGCTCCGACGACTCGTCCGGCGCCGCCGAAGGCAAGCCCACCATCGGCGTCAGCTTCGCCGCCCCCCGTATCGCCCTGTACGCGGGCATGCAGAAGGGCATCGAGGCCAAGGCCAAGGAGCTCGGCGTCGAGGTGGTCTTCACCGACGCGGGCGGCGACCCGCTCAAGCAGGCCAATGACATCAACGACCTCATCGCCAAGAACGTCGACGGGATCCTGGTCTCCGCGATCGACGCGAACGCGATCGTGGCGCCGCTGAGCGCCGCCAAGGCCGCCGATATCCCGGTCATGACGGTCGCCCGCGACGTCGCCGACAAGAACAGCCGCGCCTCCTACATCGGCAACGACTGGGGCAAGTCCGGCCGGCAGATCGCCGAGTGGACGTGCGAGAACGTCAAGAGCGGCAAGATCATCATGGTCAAGGGACCCTCCGCCGCGCCGTATGTTCAGGAGATGACCGCGGCGTACAAGGAGGTCGTGGGCTCGGCCTCCTGCCCTGACCTGTCGGTCGCGCACGAGGTCAACGTGACCGCGCTGACCGCCGAGGAGGGACTGAAGGCCACCAAGGCGTCGCTGCTCGCCGTCCCCGACGCCAAGGTCGTCTACGCCAACCTCGACGACTTCCTCGGCGGTGTCGTCCAGGCGATCAACGAGGCGGGCAAGACCGGCGACGTCACCGTGACCGGCTTCGACGGCATCCCCGAGACCCTCGCGATGGTCAAGGACGGCCGGGTCGGCTTCGAGATCGCCCTCCAGCCGAAGAAGTGGGGCGGCACGGCCCTTCAGACGATGCTCGACAAGCTCGCCGGCAAGGAGGTTCCGGCCCAGGTCGACATCGAGACGAGGCCGTTCGACAAGACCAACGCGGGCGACCTCACCGAGGCCGAACTGGAGTAG
- a CDS encoding phytanoyl-CoA dioxygenase family protein has protein sequence MDDMTLVSRFLRDGFVKVEGAVAPRVAADCARLLWRETGCDPDDPATWTQPVHWVPGMAQGPFAAAPNSPSLHRAYDLLVGAGRWEPRYSLGTFPLRFPHAEEPDDAGWHIEGSYLPEGESWYFTNLRSQGRALLMLFLFSEVGERDAPTRIRVGSHLDVPKVLEKYGEDGASGLALAPDLVAASDHRPVALATGSPGDVFLCHPFLVHAAQPHHGTRPRFMAQPPLMPAAPYELERADGAYSPVEIAIRRGLGRETPGPDGDGADRSAG, from the coding sequence ATGGATGACATGACCTTGGTATCCCGCTTTCTTCGCGACGGCTTCGTGAAGGTGGAAGGCGCCGTCGCGCCGCGGGTGGCGGCGGACTGCGCGCGGCTGCTGTGGCGGGAGACGGGCTGCGACCCGGACGATCCGGCGACGTGGACGCAGCCCGTGCACTGGGTGCCCGGCATGGCGCAGGGGCCGTTCGCCGCCGCGCCCAACTCCCCGTCCCTGCATCGCGCCTACGACCTTCTCGTCGGCGCGGGACGGTGGGAGCCGCGCTACTCACTGGGCACGTTCCCGTTGCGCTTCCCGCACGCGGAGGAACCGGACGACGCGGGCTGGCACATCGAGGGGAGCTATCTGCCGGAGGGCGAGAGCTGGTACTTCACGAATCTGCGCTCCCAGGGCCGGGCGCTGCTGATGCTGTTCCTGTTCAGCGAGGTCGGTGAACGGGACGCCCCGACCCGGATCCGGGTCGGCTCGCACCTCGACGTGCCGAAGGTGCTGGAGAAGTACGGAGAGGACGGGGCGAGCGGACTGGCCCTCGCGCCCGACCTGGTGGCGGCGTCCGACCACCGGCCGGTCGCCCTCGCCACCGGATCCCCGGGCGACGTCTTCCTGTGCCATCCGTTCCTCGTGCACGCCGCGCAGCCGCACCACGGGACGCGGCCGCGCTTCATGGCCCAGCCGCCGCTGATGCCGGCCGCACCGTACGAACTGGAGCGGGCCGACGGCGCGTACTCTCCCGTGGAGATCGCGATCCGCCGGGGACTGGGACGGGAAACGCCCGGCCCGGACGGGGACGGCGCCGACCGCAGCGCCGGGTAG
- a CDS encoding molybdopterin cofactor-binding domain-containing protein, with the protein MTSQIGRNVRPLDWEARSLGRVDYVNDLAGPEHLHAAVLRSPIPYGKILRLDVRAALAMPGVRGIITAEDFPPGITYLHRGGHMSDRPPLASGVVRYVGQEIAAVAADTPEQARAAVAAIRLRLRALRAPLTIGEALAPRARALHGDRPGERNVAMHWKSGWGDPDAGVAAADVVVEGDFVYPSVAHACMEPNVTLARWDAERGSVELWTSTHAPYFVAKEVSHLLGIDHDKVVCREVATGGSFGSKSKASEHEILAAALARETGSPVLISLTREEEFASNKPRHRFETRLRTHADAAGNLRAFETEVNVDNGAYSHMGSSVMRVGVITLGSVYRADGVRFDARLVDTATQPGGQYRGYGTPQVALAMESQLDEIAEKIGMDPIDLRVRNAVAPGTETLCGYKVTTTRLVDCLETVRRELDWDVKKAAPAYGRGLGVSSAAHGSGAFAYPLANLSEAGVDVDPDGTVRVRFGGSDAGTGQKTILAQIAAEELGVAPEDVEVLSMDSERTPLDLGAWSSRATHMSGMATGMAAREMAAELRALAADKLGCAPADVDLRDGAAHHEGSAIPFADLAAAKGGLSLESHYELKGTETITPGEDKANLSPTYSFAAHGAEVEVDVRTGEVTVVDYVAAHDVGRAINPVMVEGQIIGGAVHGLGAALGEELIRTDGRVVNPAYLNYAMPRAADVPEVRPFIIESHDDAGPYGAKSIGEIPIVPPGAAVANAVYDAVGVRIRELPITPDKVLRALAEKEGRVRDHRLPRRPGRWWIASMRAAYPFGLHAALDRWGTPFGRQGRHPARRKPAAAVAEILRPATVAAACEALAGKDTAAIGGGTDLLLQRRQGLAEPARMVSTARLPGLRDIIEEADGSVVIGAAVTLTEVIERFADAVPALAEAAASIASPQIRNAATVAGNLLQAKRCWFFRNDFPCYKRNGVLSPCYAILGDHRFYHAAVDGHRCQAVTPSDLATVLAALDAVVELADGRRIPIGELYSGPGETVLKAADLVVAVRLPEPGRACVFEKLALYAGDFAAVAVAASSRSGERWDDPRIVFGALAPTPWRVTGAEAALAGTPFAASALRAAVDVELTAHGHPLPGNAWKLDAAAGLAERAGERLAGA; encoded by the coding sequence GTGACATCGCAGATCGGGCGGAACGTCAGGCCGCTGGACTGGGAGGCGCGCTCCCTCGGCCGGGTCGACTACGTGAACGACCTGGCCGGGCCGGAGCACCTGCACGCGGCGGTGCTGCGCTCGCCCATCCCCTACGGGAAGATCCTCCGGCTCGACGTCCGGGCCGCGCTGGCGATGCCGGGGGTCCGCGGGATCATCACCGCCGAGGACTTCCCGCCGGGCATCACCTACCTGCACCGGGGCGGGCACATGTCCGACCGGCCGCCGCTGGCCTCCGGCGTCGTCCGGTACGTCGGGCAGGAGATCGCCGCGGTCGCCGCCGACACCCCCGAGCAGGCGCGGGCCGCCGTCGCGGCGATCCGGCTCCGGCTCAGGGCGCTGCGCGCGCCGCTGACCATCGGCGAGGCGCTCGCGCCCCGCGCCCGGGCCCTGCACGGCGACCGGCCGGGCGAGCGCAACGTCGCGATGCACTGGAAGAGCGGGTGGGGCGACCCGGACGCGGGCGTGGCCGCGGCCGACGTGGTGGTCGAGGGGGACTTCGTCTACCCGAGCGTCGCGCACGCCTGCATGGAGCCGAACGTCACCCTCGCCCGGTGGGACGCCGAGCGGGGGAGCGTCGAGCTGTGGACGTCCACCCACGCGCCCTACTTCGTGGCCAAGGAGGTCTCCCACCTTCTCGGGATCGACCACGACAAGGTGGTGTGCCGGGAGGTCGCTACGGGCGGCAGCTTCGGCTCGAAGTCGAAGGCGTCCGAGCACGAGATCCTGGCGGCGGCCCTGGCCCGCGAGACCGGATCGCCCGTGCTGATCTCCCTGACGCGCGAGGAGGAGTTCGCCTCCAACAAGCCCCGGCACCGGTTCGAGACCCGTCTGCGCACCCACGCCGACGCCGCAGGCAATCTGCGCGCCTTCGAGACCGAGGTGAACGTCGACAACGGCGCCTACTCGCACATGGGCTCGTCCGTCATGCGGGTCGGCGTCATCACCCTCGGCTCGGTCTACCGGGCCGACGGGGTGCGCTTCGACGCCAGGCTCGTCGACACCGCCACCCAGCCGGGCGGCCAGTACCGCGGCTACGGCACGCCCCAGGTCGCGCTGGCCATGGAGAGCCAGCTCGACGAGATCGCCGAGAAGATCGGCATGGACCCGATCGACCTGCGCGTCCGCAACGCCGTCGCGCCCGGCACCGAGACGCTGTGCGGCTACAAGGTCACCACGACCCGGCTCGTGGACTGCCTGGAGACCGTCCGCAGGGAGCTCGACTGGGACGTCAAGAAGGCCGCCCCGGCATACGGGCGGGGCCTGGGCGTCTCCAGCGCCGCGCACGGCTCCGGCGCCTTCGCCTACCCCCTGGCCAACCTGAGCGAGGCGGGCGTCGACGTCGATCCGGACGGCACCGTCCGGGTCAGGTTCGGCGGATCGGACGCCGGCACCGGGCAGAAGACCATCCTCGCCCAGATCGCCGCCGAGGAACTCGGCGTCGCGCCCGAGGACGTCGAGGTCCTGTCGATGGACTCCGAGCGCACCCCGCTCGACCTGGGCGCCTGGTCGTCGCGCGCGACCCACATGTCCGGCATGGCCACCGGCATGGCCGCCCGCGAGATGGCCGCCGAACTGCGCGCGCTGGCCGCCGACAAGCTCGGCTGCGCCCCCGCGGACGTGGACCTGCGCGACGGCGCAGCCCACCACGAGGGGTCCGCGATCCCCTTCGCCGACCTCGCCGCCGCCAAGGGCGGCCTCAGCCTGGAGAGCCACTACGAGCTCAAGGGCACCGAGACGATCACCCCCGGCGAGGACAAGGCCAACCTCTCGCCCACCTACTCCTTCGCCGCGCACGGCGCCGAGGTCGAGGTGGACGTCCGGACGGGCGAGGTCACCGTCGTCGACTACGTGGCCGCGCACGACGTCGGCCGGGCGATCAACCCGGTGATGGTCGAGGGCCAGATCATCGGCGGCGCCGTGCACGGGCTCGGCGCGGCCCTGGGGGAGGAGCTGATCCGGACCGACGGCCGGGTCGTCAATCCCGCCTACCTCAACTACGCGATGCCGCGCGCCGCCGACGTGCCGGAGGTCCGGCCGTTCATCATCGAGTCCCACGACGACGCCGGGCCCTACGGGGCCAAGAGCATCGGCGAGATCCCGATCGTGCCGCCGGGCGCGGCCGTCGCCAACGCCGTCTACGACGCGGTCGGCGTGCGGATTCGGGAGCTGCCGATCACCCCCGACAAGGTGCTGCGCGCCCTCGCCGAGAAGGAGGGGCGCGTCCGAGACCACCGGCTGCCGCGGCGTCCCGGCCGGTGGTGGATCGCGAGTATGCGGGCCGCCTACCCGTTCGGCCTGCACGCGGCCCTCGACCGCTGGGGCACCCCGTTCGGTCGCCAGGGGCGCCACCCGGCGCGGCGGAAGCCCGCCGCCGCCGTCGCCGAGATCCTCCGGCCCGCGACCGTCGCCGCGGCGTGCGAGGCGCTGGCCGGCAAGGACACGGCCGCGATCGGCGGTGGCACCGACCTGCTGCTCCAGCGCCGCCAGGGCCTCGCCGAGCCCGCCCGGATGGTCTCGACGGCCCGGCTGCCCGGCCTCCGCGACATCATCGAGGAGGCCGACGGGTCCGTCGTCATCGGCGCGGCCGTCACGCTGACCGAGGTGATCGAGCGGTTCGCCGACGCGGTCCCGGCGCTGGCCGAGGCCGCCGCGTCGATCGCCTCGCCGCAGATCCGCAACGCCGCGACGGTCGCGGGCAACCTGCTCCAGGCCAAGCGCTGCTGGTTCTTCCGTAACGACTTCCCGTGCTACAAGCGCAACGGCGTCCTGAGCCCGTGCTACGCGATCCTCGGCGACCACCGCTTCTACCACGCGGCCGTCGACGGGCACCGCTGCCAGGCCGTCACCCCGTCGGACCTCGCGACGGTCCTCGCCGCGCTCGACGCCGTCGTGGAGCTCGCCGACGGGCGGCGGATCCCGATCGGCGAGCTGTACAGCGGGCCGGGGGAGACCGTGCTGAAGGCCGCCGACCTCGTCGTCGCCGTCCGGCTGCCCGAGCCGGGTCGGGCCTGCGTGTTCGAGAAGCTCGCCCTCTACGCGGGGGACTTCGCGGCGGTCGCCGTCGCGGCGTCGAGCAGGTCGGGCGAGCGCTGGGACGACCCGCGGATCGTCTTCGGCGCGCTCGCGCCCACTCCGTGGCGGGTCACGGGAGCCGAAGCGGCCCTGGCCGGGACGCCCTTCGCGGCCTCGGCGCTGCGCGCGGCCGTGGACGTCGAGCTGACCGCGCACGGCCATCCGCTGCCGGGCAACGCCTGGAAACTGGACGCCGCCGCGGGCCTCGCCGAGCGGGCGGGCGAGCGGCTCGCCGGTGCCTGA